A stretch of Sphingomicrobium flavum DNA encodes these proteins:
- a CDS encoding carboxyl transferase domain-containing protein, translating to MSAPTLDSKIDLSSPEATARAKHNRALAQKLRDDVAEAAKGGSERSRERHVSRGKLLPRERVERLLDPGSPFLEIGQLAACDMYEGEVPGAGMIAGIGRVSGRQAMIVCNDATVKGGTYYPMTVKKHLRAQEIAEQNRLPCVYLVDSGGANLPHQAEVFPDRDHFGRIFYNQANLSAKGIAQVACVMGSCTAGGAYVPAMSDESVIVKEQGTIFLAGPPLVKAATGEEISAEDLGGGDLHARKSGVVDHLAENDEHALTIVRDILSTIPMGADNADLNYREPRPPKYDPEELYSIIPEDVRAPYDVHEVIARLVDGSEFNEFKALYGPSLVCGFAHIHGLPVAILANNGVLFSESARKGAHFIELAAHRKIALLFLQNISGFMVGGKYEAEGIAKHGAKLVTAVATAQVPKITVLIGGSFGAGNYGMAGRAYSPNFLFTWPNSRISVMGGEQAASVLATVHRDADSWTPEEAEAFKQPIREDYEAQGNPWHATARLWDDGIIDPAQTRDVLGLAFAACLNAPVPDQPKFGVFRM from the coding sequence ATGAGTGCACCGACGCTGGACAGCAAGATCGACCTTTCCTCGCCCGAAGCCACGGCCCGGGCCAAGCATAACCGCGCTTTGGCGCAGAAGCTTCGCGACGATGTCGCCGAGGCGGCCAAGGGCGGGAGCGAGCGCAGCCGCGAGCGGCATGTGAGCCGCGGAAAGCTGCTGCCGCGCGAGCGGGTGGAGCGGTTGCTCGATCCCGGATCGCCTTTCCTTGAAATCGGCCAGCTGGCGGCCTGCGACATGTATGAAGGCGAGGTGCCGGGCGCCGGGATGATTGCGGGGATCGGGCGCGTGTCGGGGCGGCAGGCGATGATCGTGTGCAACGATGCCACCGTCAAAGGTGGCACCTATTATCCGATGACGGTGAAGAAGCATCTGCGCGCACAGGAGATTGCCGAGCAGAACCGGCTGCCTTGCGTCTATCTGGTGGACAGCGGCGGGGCGAACTTGCCGCACCAGGCCGAGGTCTTTCCGGACCGCGATCATTTCGGGCGGATTTTCTATAATCAGGCCAATTTGAGCGCCAAGGGCATTGCCCAGGTGGCCTGCGTGATGGGTAGCTGCACGGCGGGCGGCGCCTATGTGCCGGCGATGAGCGACGAGAGCGTCATCGTGAAGGAACAGGGCACCATCTTCCTGGCCGGGCCGCCGCTCGTGAAAGCAGCGACGGGCGAAGAGATTTCGGCCGAGGATCTGGGCGGGGGTGACCTTCACGCGCGCAAATCGGGCGTGGTCGATCACCTCGCCGAAAATGACGAGCATGCGCTGACCATCGTGCGCGATATCCTGTCCACCATTCCGATGGGTGCGGACAATGCGGATCTTAATTATCGCGAGCCGCGGCCGCCCAAATATGATCCCGAAGAGCTCTATTCGATCATCCCCGAAGATGTGCGCGCGCCCTATGATGTGCATGAGGTGATTGCGCGGCTGGTCGATGGCAGCGAGTTTAACGAGTTCAAGGCGCTGTACGGGCCATCACTAGTGTGCGGTTTTGCGCATATCCACGGGCTGCCGGTGGCGATTCTGGCCAATAATGGCGTGCTGTTCAGCGAGAGCGCGCGCAAGGGGGCGCACTTCATCGAGCTGGCGGCGCATCGCAAGATCGCGTTGCTCTTCCTCCAGAATATCTCGGGCTTCATGGTCGGCGGCAAATATGAGGCCGAGGGGATCGCCAAGCATGGTGCCAAGCTGGTGACGGCGGTGGCGACCGCGCAGGTGCCCAAGATCACCGTGCTGATCGGCGGCAGCTTTGGCGCGGGCAATTATGGCATGGCGGGGCGCGCCTATAGCCCCAACTTCCTCTTCACCTGGCCCAACAGCCGCATTTCCGTGATGGGCGGCGAGCAGGCGGCGAGCGTGCTGGCGACGGTTCACCGCGATGCGGACAGCTGGACGCCGGAGGAGGCCGAAGCCTTCAAGCAGCCGATCCGCGAGGATTATGAAGCGCAGGGCAATCCCTGGCATGCCACCGCGCGGCTGTGGGACGACGGCATCATCGATCCTGCGCAGACGAGGGACGTGCTTG
- a CDS encoding cytochrome c translates to MKKCVALLVSASLCACAQETSKSGEVPVVEEDSLSFDGADYADEAGKLAHGERVASMMGCRGCHGAELQGGQTGVGVTFDAPNLSLLLPDYSEIELEKALRGGVARDGRALWSIMPSAMYSNLSPADYEALVAYVRSFPPGGEAQPAFDPASMKRIASLDVIKKAPAEVMHARESGGPLSLGNATAKGRYIATTSCTECHGAQLEGFEGFSPNLDIAGSIERGKLERLLTDGTGISRPDLGLMSVMGKFRFSQLTEAEREALVDYLLARADANTQ, encoded by the coding sequence ATGAAAAAATGTGTCGCGCTCTTGGTCAGTGCCAGCCTGTGTGCGTGTGCTCAAGAAACCAGCAAGTCTGGCGAGGTGCCCGTAGTGGAGGAGGATTCGCTTTCCTTCGATGGCGCAGATTATGCCGATGAAGCGGGCAAGCTTGCGCATGGCGAGCGCGTTGCCTCGATGATGGGCTGCCGGGGCTGCCATGGCGCTGAACTGCAAGGTGGGCAGACGGGGGTGGGCGTTACTTTCGACGCTCCCAATCTGTCGCTTCTGCTGCCGGACTATAGCGAGATCGAGCTGGAAAAAGCGCTGCGCGGCGGTGTGGCGCGCGATGGGCGCGCTCTTTGGTCGATCATGCCATCGGCCATGTACTCCAATCTCTCGCCAGCCGATTATGAGGCGCTGGTCGCTTATGTACGCAGTTTCCCGCCGGGCGGCGAAGCGCAGCCCGCATTCGACCCTGCGAGCATGAAACGGATCGCCAGTCTTGATGTCATCAAAAAAGCACCTGCTGAAGTGATGCATGCGCGCGAAAGCGGCGGGCCGCTGTCTCTGGGCAATGCCACTGCGAAGGGGCGCTATATCGCCACGACCAGCTGCACCGAATGTCATGGCGCGCAATTGGAAGGGTTTGAGGGATTTTCGCCCAACCTCGACATTGCCGGAAGCATCGAACGCGGCAAGCTTGAACGGCTGCTGACGGACGGGACCGGCATCTCGCGGCCCGACCTTGGTCTGATGAGTGTGATGGGCAAATTCCGCTTCAGCCAGCTGACCGAGGCAGAACGCGAAGCGCTGGTCGATTATCTGCTGGCGCGGGCGGACGCGAACACGCAGTAG
- a CDS encoding acyl-CoA dehydrogenase family protein, translating into MPGLDFQLGEMADTIRDTTRRFAMDKIEPIAASIDEEDRFPVELWPQMGELGLHGITVSEEDGGLGLGYLEHVVAQEEIARASASVGLSYGAHTNLCINQIAKWASPEQKAKYLPGLISGEHVGSLAMSEAGAGSDVVSMKLKAEKVDGGYKLNGTKFWITNATHADTLVVYAKTGEGSRGITTFLIEKGDAGFSIGQKIDKVGMRGSPTAELVFDDCIIPEDRVMGPLNGGVGVLMSGLDYERTVLSGIQLGIMQACLDVVLPYVRERKQFGQSIGNFQLIQAKVADMYVALNSARAYVYTVAKNCDAGKTTRFDAAGAILLASESAFKVAGEAVQALGGAGYTKDWPVERYMRDAKLLDIGAGTNEIRRMLIGRELVGAGGRGASPMHST; encoded by the coding sequence ATGCCCGGCCTCGACTTTCAGCTTGGGGAAATGGCGGACACGATCCGCGATACCACGCGCCGCTTTGCCATGGACAAGATCGAGCCGATCGCAGCGTCGATCGACGAGGAAGATCGCTTCCCAGTCGAGCTGTGGCCGCAAATGGGCGAGCTGGGGCTGCACGGTATCACGGTCAGCGAGGAAGATGGCGGGCTGGGGCTTGGCTATCTGGAACATGTGGTGGCGCAGGAAGAAATTGCGCGGGCATCGGCCTCGGTCGGCCTCAGCTATGGGGCGCATACCAATTTGTGCATCAACCAGATCGCCAAATGGGCATCGCCCGAGCAGAAGGCCAAATATCTGCCCGGCCTGATTTCGGGCGAACATGTCGGCAGCCTGGCGATGAGCGAAGCGGGCGCTGGCAGCGATGTGGTGAGCATGAAGCTGAAGGCCGAAAAGGTCGATGGCGGTTACAAGCTCAACGGCACCAAATTCTGGATCACCAATGCAACCCATGCGGACACGCTGGTCGTCTATGCCAAGACGGGCGAAGGATCGCGCGGCATCACGACGTTCCTGATCGAGAAGGGCGATGCGGGCTTCTCCATCGGCCAGAAGATCGACAAGGTCGGCATGCGCGGCTCGCCCACGGCGGAGCTGGTGTTCGACGATTGCATCATCCCGGAAGATCGCGTGATGGGCCCGCTCAATGGCGGCGTCGGCGTGCTGATGAGCGGGCTGGATTATGAGCGCACGGTGCTGTCGGGCATCCAGCTTGGCATCATGCAGGCCTGCCTCGATGTGGTGCTGCCCTATGTACGCGAGCGCAAGCAGTTCGGCCAGTCGATCGGCAATTTCCAGCTGATCCAGGCCAAAGTGGCGGACATGTATGTCGCGCTGAATTCCGCGCGCGCCTATGTCTATACGGTCGCCAAGAATTGCGATGCCGGCAAGACGACGCGCTTCGATGCGGCAGGCGCGATCCTGCTGGCGAGCGAAAGCGCCTTCAAGGTTGCCGGCGAAGCGGTGCAGGCGCTGGGCGGCGCAGGCTATACCAAGGACTGGCCGGTCGAGCGCTATATGCGCGATGCCAAGCTGCTCGACATTGGTGCAGGCACCAACGAAATCCGCCGCATGCTGATTGGGCGCGAATTGGTGGGGGCAGGGGGCCGAGGCGCTAGCCCTATGCATTCGACTTAA
- a CDS encoding c-type cytochrome has protein sequence MKAYMLLALGLSGLGVAVAAHPGEAAHQEAGNILPADMERGARFELMKHFAQSLGVRCTYCHVGEEGQPLSTYDFASDAKPAKRRAREMMKLTHMLNQHPDLPGEDRSSLTDMSQNRVTCYTCHRGQLIPASQLPPPEPKPEG, from the coding sequence ATGAAGGCATATATGTTGTTGGCGCTTGGCCTGTCGGGCCTTGGTGTGGCGGTCGCCGCGCATCCGGGCGAGGCGGCCCACCAGGAAGCGGGCAATATCCTGCCCGCCGACATGGAGCGCGGCGCACGCTTCGAGCTGATGAAACATTTTGCGCAATCGCTGGGCGTGCGCTGCACCTATTGCCATGTCGGCGAAGAAGGGCAGCCGCTATCCACCTATGACTTCGCTTCCGATGCCAAGCCCGCAAAGCGCCGCGCACGCGAAATGATGAAGCTCACCCACATGCTCAACCAGCATCCCGACCTCCCGGGCGAGGACCGGTCCAGCCTGACCGACATGAGCCAGAACAGGGTGACCTGCTACACCTGCCATCGCGGGCAATTGATCCCGGCAAGCCAGCTGCCGCCGCCCGAGCCCAAGCCCGAAGGCTGA
- a CDS encoding thiolase family protein, with amino-acid sequence MTENPTVILSYARTPMGSMQGALADASATELGATAVKAAVERAGVDGGEIDRIYMGCVLPAGLGQAPARQAALKAGLPKSVQATTVNKVCGSGMQTVIQADEAIRAGNATTIIAGGMESMTNAPYLLKKHRSGARIGHDTAYDHMFLDGLEDAYEEGRAMGTFAQETADDYQLTREQMDDYSIESLARANRAIAEGDFADEVVPVTISTRAGDVVVDKDEAPGRGKPDKIPTLRPAFRKDGTITAATSSSISDGAAAIVVTSKAAADAAGKTPVATIVATAAHAQEPSEFTIAPVGAINKVLEKAGWSVDDVDLWEVNEAFACVAMFAMRDIGIPHDKINVNGGGTALGHPIGASGTRILVTLLNALKKRGLKKGVASLCIGGGEATAVAVELA; translated from the coding sequence ATGACCGAAAATCCGACCGTCATCCTTTCCTACGCCCGCACCCCCATGGGCTCGATGCAGGGCGCGCTGGCCGATGCCTCCGCGACCGAGCTGGGCGCCACTGCGGTCAAGGCCGCAGTCGAACGCGCCGGCGTCGATGGCGGCGAGATCGACCGCATCTATATGGGCTGCGTGCTGCCTGCCGGGCTCGGCCAGGCACCCGCGCGCCAGGCCGCGCTGAAGGCGGGCCTTCCCAAGTCGGTCCAGGCGACTACGGTCAACAAGGTCTGCGGCAGCGGCATGCAGACGGTCATCCAGGCCGATGAAGCGATCCGAGCAGGCAATGCCACCACCATTATCGCGGGCGGCATGGAGAGCATGACCAACGCTCCCTACCTTCTCAAGAAGCACCGTTCGGGCGCACGCATCGGCCATGACACCGCCTATGACCACATGTTCCTCGACGGGCTGGAAGATGCCTATGAAGAAGGTCGCGCCATGGGCACTTTCGCGCAGGAAACAGCTGACGATTACCAGCTGACCCGCGAGCAGATGGACGATTATTCGATCGAGAGCCTGGCCCGCGCGAACCGCGCCATCGCCGAGGGCGATTTCGCCGATGAGGTCGTGCCCGTCACCATCTCCACCCGCGCCGGCGATGTGGTGGTCGACAAGGATGAGGCCCCTGGCCGCGGCAAGCCCGACAAGATCCCGACGCTACGCCCCGCTTTCCGCAAGGACGGCACCATCACTGCAGCCACCAGCTCCTCCATCTCGGATGGCGCTGCCGCCATCGTGGTCACCAGCAAAGCCGCCGCCGACGCCGCGGGCAAGACCCCGGTCGCGACCATCGTCGCCACCGCCGCCCATGCGCAGGAGCCGAGCGAATTCACCATCGCCCCCGTCGGCGCCATCAACAAGGTGCTCGAAAAGGCCGGCTGGAGCGTCGACGATGTCGACCTGTGGGAAGTCAACGAAGCCTTTGCCTGCGTCGCCATGTTCGCGATGCGCGACATCGGCATCCCGCATGACAAGATCAACGTGAATGGCGGCGGCACCGCTCTTGGCCACCCCATCGGCGCCAGCGGCACGCGCATCCTCGTCACCCTCCTGAACGCGCTCAAGAAGCGTGGCCTCAAGAAGGGCGTGGCAAGCCTGTGCATCGGCGGCGGCGAAGCCACCGCGGTCGCGGTCGAATTGGCCTGA
- a CDS encoding helix-turn-helix transcriptional regulator has protein sequence MENRVKIWREQAGWSQGELARRLGVSRQTINAVETDKYDPSLPLALRMSKLFAVPVQDLFIDDWEPDDE, from the coding sequence ATGGAGAATCGGGTCAAGATCTGGCGGGAACAGGCCGGCTGGAGCCAGGGCGAGCTTGCCCGGCGGCTGGGCGTATCGCGCCAGACGATCAACGCGGTCGAAACGGACAAATATGACCCGAGCCTCCCGCTGGCGCTGCGCATGTCGAAGTTGTTCGCGGTGCCGGTGCAGGATCTGTTTATCGACGATTGGGAGCCGGATGATGAATGA
- a CDS encoding glutaredoxin yields MTSTPKTARLYRMVKPKHVCPFGLQALHLLKSRGYRVEDIHLTTAEATEAFKAEHGVKTTPQIFIGDQRIGGYTDLRTHFGLANPDPDKKTYRPVIALFGLAALMAFALASGVVLNGRPFEQRFLELFIPIAMCMLALLKLQDVRSFARMFLGYDLLARRWVPYATLYPFLEATAGVLMLGKLLPWLSVPTALFIGTIGAASVIYAVYIQKRELKCACVGGNNNVPLGFISLTENLMMIGMALWMGRHLI; encoded by the coding sequence ATGACCTCCACGCCCAAAACCGCCCGCCTCTACCGCATGGTGAAGCCCAAACATGTCTGCCCGTTCGGGTTGCAGGCGCTCCACCTTTTGAAGTCGCGCGGATACCGGGTCGAAGATATCCACCTCACGACCGCTGAAGCGACCGAGGCATTCAAGGCCGAACATGGCGTCAAGACCACGCCGCAAATCTTCATCGGGGACCAGCGCATCGGGGGATATACCGACCTGCGCACCCATTTCGGCCTCGCCAACCCCGATCCGGACAAGAAGACCTACCGCCCCGTCATCGCTTTGTTCGGGCTGGCTGCGCTGATGGCCTTCGCGCTGGCCAGCGGCGTAGTGCTGAACGGGCGCCCGTTCGAACAACGCTTCCTCGAACTTTTCATCCCCATCGCCATGTGCATGCTGGCGCTCCTGAAGCTGCAGGACGTTCGCAGCTTCGCGCGCATGTTCCTGGGCTACGACCTGCTGGCGCGGCGCTGGGTGCCCTATGCCACCCTCTATCCCTTCCTTGAGGCGACTGCGGGCGTGTTGATGCTGGGCAAACTCCTGCCCTGGCTGTCGGTACCGACCGCATTGTTCATCGGCACCATCGGAGCGGCCAGCGTCATCTACGCCGTGTATATCCAGAAGCGCGAGCTCAAATGCGCCTGTGTGGGCGGCAACAATAATGTGCCGCTGGGCTTCATCAGCCTGACGGAAAATCTGATGATGATCGGCATGGCGTTGTGGATGGGCCGGCACTTGATCTAA
- a CDS encoding SH3 domain-containing protein, with the protein MRALAVIAAVGMALTMPASAQDRAVPYWASIASGKAMMRTGPGKTYPGIWVYQRRDMPVRVTQRYDNWRKIEDMDGTEGWMAVSLLADRRTGMVTGEEPVDIHLDDDRSSPVRYRAEPGVVGRLSECDGSLCRISIGDKVGWIQQSALWGVDQDERFE; encoded by the coding sequence ATGCGCGCGCTGGCGGTCATTGCTGCGGTGGGCATGGCGCTGACCATGCCGGCATCGGCGCAGGACCGGGCGGTGCCCTATTGGGCATCGATCGCCAGCGGCAAGGCCATGATGCGCACCGGCCCCGGCAAGACCTATCCCGGCATCTGGGTCTACCAGCGCCGCGACATGCCGGTCAGGGTCACGCAGCGCTATGACAATTGGCGCAAGATCGAGGACATGGACGGCACCGAGGGCTGGATGGCGGTATCGCTGCTGGCCGACCGGCGCACCGGCATGGTGACGGGCGAGGAGCCGGTTGACATCCATCTCGACGACGACCGGTCCAGCCCGGTAAGATACCGGGCCGAACCGGGCGTGGTGGGCCGCCTTTCCGAATGCGATGGGTCGCTATGCCGCATCTCTATTGGCGACAAGGTGGGCTGGATCCAGCAATCGGCGCTGTGGGGCGTCGATCAGGACGAACGCTTCGAATAA
- a CDS encoding NAD(P)H-dependent flavin oxidoreductase, translating to MFKGLKPIQYNGKEVWPLVEGGKGVSATNHASSGAWAAAGGIGTVSAVNADSYDAEGRIIPQVYEEMTRRGRHEELIQYAIDGATAQVQKAYEMANGKGAININVLWEMGGAPRVLHGVLERCKGLIDGVTCGAGMPYKLSEIAAEYKVKYLPIISSGRAFRALWKRAYSKFADGLAAVVYEDPWLAGGHNGLSNAEDPKKPQDPYPRVAELRQMMRAEGVSEEVPIIMAGGVWRLDEWNDWIDNEELGGIAFQFGTRPLLTQESPIPPEWKARLMTLDEGDVLLHKFSPTGFYSSAVRNPFLRNLEARSERQIAFTKEEMGDHRFVLDVGVGTRKNFWVTKGDLQHAREWYGAGFTEAMKTPEDTLVFVTPEEMKWIRKDQADCMGCLSQCSFSSWADNEKNTTGRLADPRSFCIQKTLQDIAHGGPVDENLMFAGHAAYRFKSDPFYSNGFVPSVKQLVDRILTGA from the coding sequence TTGTTCAAGGGTTTGAAGCCCATCCAGTATAACGGCAAGGAAGTCTGGCCGTTGGTTGAGGGTGGCAAGGGCGTTTCGGCGACCAATCACGCATCGTCGGGGGCCTGGGCTGCGGCTGGGGGCATCGGCACGGTCAGTGCCGTCAATGCCGACAGCTATGACGCCGAAGGGCGCATCATTCCGCAGGTCTATGAAGAAATGACCCGCCGCGGACGCCATGAAGAGCTGATCCAATATGCCATCGACGGCGCCACCGCACAGGTCCAGAAGGCCTATGAAATGGCCAATGGCAAGGGCGCGATCAACATCAACGTGCTGTGGGAAATGGGCGGTGCGCCGCGCGTCCTGCACGGGGTGCTGGAACGCTGCAAGGGGCTGATCGACGGCGTCACCTGCGGCGCGGGCATGCCTTACAAATTGTCCGAGATCGCGGCCGAATATAAGGTCAAATATCTGCCCATCATTTCCTCGGGCCGCGCCTTTCGCGCGCTGTGGAAGCGGGCTTATTCCAAATTTGCCGACGGGCTTGCCGCGGTGGTCTATGAAGATCCTTGGTTGGCCGGCGGGCATAATGGGCTGTCCAATGCCGAGGACCCCAAAAAGCCGCAGGATCCCTATCCGCGCGTGGCCGAACTTCGTCAGATGATGCGTGCCGAAGGCGTGTCCGAAGAGGTGCCCATCATCATGGCCGGCGGTGTCTGGCGGCTGGATGAGTGGAATGACTGGATCGACAATGAGGAATTGGGCGGCATCGCCTTCCAGTTCGGCACGCGCCCGCTCTTGACGCAGGAAAGCCCGATCCCGCCCGAATGGAAGGCGCGGCTGATGACGCTGGATGAGGGCGATGTCCTCCTTCACAAATTCTCGCCGACGGGTTTCTATTCCTCGGCGGTGCGCAATCCGTTCCTGCGCAACCTGGAAGCGCGGTCCGAGCGCCAGATCGCCTTTACCAAGGAAGAGATGGGCGACCATCGCTTCGTGCTGGATGTCGGTGTCGGCACGCGCAAGAATTTCTGGGTCACCAAGGGCGATTTGCAGCATGCGCGCGAATGGTATGGCGCCGGCTTTACCGAAGCGATGAAGACGCCCGAAGATACGCTGGTCTTCGTCACGCCCGAAGAAATGAAATGGATCCGCAAGGACCAGGCCGATTGCATGGGCTGCCTGTCGCAGTGCAGCTTTTCGAGCTGGGCGGACAATGAGAAAAATACGACCGGTCGCCTGGCCGATCCGCGCAGCTTCTGCATTCAGAAGACGCTGCAGGACATCGCCCATGGCGGGCCGGTGGACGAGAATTTGATGTTTGCGGGCCATGCCGCCTATCGCTTCAAGTCCGATCCCTTTTATTCCAACGGGTTCGTGCCGAGTGTGAAGCAGCTGGTCGATCGCATCCTGACGGGCGCCTGA
- the nadC gene encoding carboxylating nicotinate-nucleotide diphosphorylase, producing MQIENFDLKDYVRSVLAEDLGRDGDVTSMSTIDADARFEAVMDTREDIVIAGIDVAAAFFTALDRDVQVEKLVADGDHVRAGTDLMRISGNARSLLAAERSALNTLQVLCGIATMARRYAEAVEGTGAKVLDTRKTIPGLRALSKYASKMGGATNHRMRMDDGLLIKDNHIAVNGGDIAATVARAKAGSHGLQVQVEVDRIDQIEPALAAGADRLLLDNMSPDVLREAVAMVAGRVPLEASGGITLETIRAKAETGVDYISTSRITMGSEAVDIGLDYALQQLPQ from the coding sequence ATGCAAATCGAGAATTTCGACCTCAAGGATTATGTGAGAAGCGTGCTGGCCGAGGATCTGGGCCGGGACGGCGATGTCACGTCCATGTCGACCATCGACGCCGATGCGCGCTTCGAAGCGGTGATGGACACGCGCGAGGATATCGTCATTGCCGGCATCGATGTCGCCGCAGCCTTTTTCACCGCGCTCGACCGTGATGTGCAGGTGGAAAAGCTGGTGGCTGATGGCGACCATGTGCGGGCTGGGACCGATTTGATGCGCATTTCGGGCAATGCACGGTCTTTGCTGGCCGCCGAGCGGTCGGCACTCAACACGCTGCAGGTCTTGTGCGGGATCGCCACCATGGCGCGGCGCTATGCCGAGGCGGTCGAGGGGACGGGCGCGAAAGTGCTCGATACGCGCAAGACCATTCCGGGGCTGAGGGCCCTGAGCAAATATGCCAGCAAGATGGGCGGAGCGACCAACCATCGTATGCGCATGGACGACGGCCTGCTGATCAAGGATAATCATATCGCGGTGAATGGCGGAGATATCGCTGCCACGGTGGCGCGCGCCAAGGCGGGCAGTCATGGGCTTCAGGTGCAGGTGGAAGTCGACCGGATCGACCAGATCGAGCCCGCATTGGCTGCGGGCGCGGACCGGCTGCTGCTCGACAATATGTCGCCTGACGTGCTGCGCGAAGCAGTGGCGATGGTGGCCGGACGAGTGCCGTTGGAAGCCTCGGGCGGGATCACGCTGGAGACCATCCGCGCCAAGGCCGAGACGGGCGTCGACTATATTTCCACCAGCCGCATCACCATGGGCAGCGAGGCGGTGGATATCGGTCTCGATTATGCGCTTCAGCAATTGCCCCAATAG
- a CDS encoding metallophosphoesterase family protein, protein MHRLIHLSDIHFGIHDQPVVEAVEQTIKQTEADLVICAGDVTQWADPEEFEQAKAWLDKIEGHGHEVLVVPGNHDVPSTDLVQRFLKPHARWDKHMGEERNPWIERPGLAILGLNTARGLVIKNGKISDDQIALMRERFAQAANDALRILVCHHPLWELPRGAKPGDAIQNQMAAVNATDDVGIDLVLTGHNHTSSVHRTLDLPNGDGTALAIQAGTAFSTRIRTEPPSFNIIHANRTACAITVMGWDGDHYVERRQHHYVREHDEAHWQVSEASVASLMGDLAQTLEDG, encoded by the coding sequence ATGCACAGACTGATCCATCTTTCCGACATTCATTTCGGCATTCACGACCAGCCGGTGGTCGAGGCTGTCGAGCAGACCATCAAGCAGACCGAGGCGGATCTGGTCATCTGCGCGGGCGACGTCACGCAATGGGCCGACCCCGAGGAATTCGAGCAGGCCAAGGCCTGGCTCGACAAGATTGAGGGGCATGGCCACGAAGTGCTGGTGGTGCCCGGCAATCATGACGTGCCTTCGACCGACCTGGTGCAGCGATTTTTGAAGCCCCATGCGCGGTGGGACAAGCATATGGGTGAGGAGCGCAATCCGTGGATCGAACGGCCGGGGCTGGCGATTTTGGGGCTGAATACGGCGCGCGGGCTGGTAATCAAGAATGGCAAGATTTCGGACGACCAGATCGCGTTGATGCGCGAGCGCTTCGCGCAGGCGGCCAATGATGCGCTGCGTATCCTGGTCTGCCACCATCCGCTCTGGGAATTGCCGCGCGGGGCCAAGCCCGGCGATGCGATCCAGAACCAGATGGCGGCGGTCAATGCGACCGACGATGTCGGCATCGACCTGGTGCTGACCGGGCACAACCATACCAGCAGCGTCCACCGCACGCTGGACCTGCCCAATGGCGACGGCACCGCGCTGGCGATCCAGGCGGGGACGGCTTTCTCCACACGCATCCGCACCGAGCCGCCCAGCTTCAACATCATCCATGCCAATCGCACCGCCTGCGCCATCACGGTGATGGGATGGGACGGCGACCATTATGTCGAGCGGCGCCAGCATCATTATGTGCGCGAGCATGACGAGGCGCATTGGCAGGTCAGCGAAGCAAGTGTCGCCAGCCTGATGGGTGATCTGGCGCAGACGCTTGAGGACGGCTGA